A portion of the Lolium rigidum isolate FL_2022 chromosome 1, APGP_CSIRO_Lrig_0.1, whole genome shotgun sequence genome contains these proteins:
- the LOC124699219 gene encoding uncharacterized protein LOC124699219, giving the protein MQTPNNWFVASASTHLVVCGLQGWKDLPHELLHSILPLLSSLRDILAFAATCPPWRAAFSSYPSKYTLCPPLLIQPNIRVPAPHIPSDNGHQKLRTCKVIDPTKPNTTMHCQIDEVTLHEMYFAGSSYGQLIFCSSQHCLVVDPFSGTEVSPPHFPLSIECGELSVPEFSHPPGVLYSSSEQSSYIKHFCGFLTAPLASPNSHLLVNTRFSLLDWPVGSDSWYELQLSNKWLCQIVEFNGQFIATDYGNRIYRLQLAPQLGMQEIATTKLPGFRFLCNQNYSWLVVCGDMLLRVTRFQIDHLDMSTKPAKWVEMKNLDSWALFLGGHVMSPPVSFMGPERWGGRSKCLYYARYSPAWSVYSLGDDDNPSLRYMRAWCRRLQPLWLYPSMLYRDGQ; this is encoded by the coding sequence ATGCAAACACCAAACAATTGGTTTGTCGCCTCTGCCTCCACACATCTTGTTGTGTGCGGACTCCAAGGTTGGAAAGATCTCCCACATGAACTGCTGCACTCTATTTTGCCTCTGTTAAGCTCCCTCCGTGACATTCTCGCATTTGCTGCAACCTGCCCGCCATGGCGTGCTGCATTCTCTTCATACCCATCCAAATACACCTTATGCCCACCTCTCCTCATCCAACCTAATATCCGTGTCCCTGCTCCTCATATTCCTTCCGACAATGGTCATCAGAAGCTACGGACATGTAAGGTCATTGATCCAACCAAACCAAACACCACCATGCACTGCCAGATTGATGAAGTAACTCTGCATGAGATGTATTTTGCTGGCTCTTCCTATGGTCAACTTATCTTTTGCAGCAGTCAACATTGTCTTGTTGTTGATCCGTTCAGTGGTACCGAGGTTTCACCTCCACATTTCCCGCTTAGCATTGAGTGTGGTGAGTTAAGCGTTCCGGAGTTTTCACATCCACCTGGGGTATTGTACAGTAGCTCTGAGCAGTCTTCCTACATTAAGCACTTTTGTGGTTTTCTAACAGCTCCCCTTGCATCACCCAACTCACACCTCCTTGTCAATACTAGATTTTCACTACTTGATTGGCCAGTTGGAAGCGACTCTTGGTATGAACTCCAACTCTCTAATAAATGGTTATGTCAGATTGTGGAGTTCAATGGTCAGTTCATCGCCACGGACTATGGTAATAGAATCTACAGGCTACAGCTGGCCCCCCAACTTGGTATGCAGGAGATAGCAACTACAAAGTTGCCCGGTTTCAGATTTTTATGTAACCAGAATTACTCATGGCTAGTGGTCTGTGGTGACATGCTTCTCAGAGTTACCCGTTTTCAGATCGACCACCTCGACATGTCAACCAAGCCTGCAAAATGGGTAGAGATGAAAAACCTCGACAGCTGGGCTCTCTTTCTAGGGGGGCATGTGATGAGCCCACCGGTTTCTTTCATGGGCCCAGAACGGTGGGGAGGGAGAAGCAAGTGTTTGTACTATGCCCGTTACTCTCCAGCTTGGAGTGTATACTCGCTGGGAGACGATGACAATCCCTCGCTTAGATACATGAGAGCCTGGTGCCGAAGGCTGCAGCCCCTCTGGCTGTACCCAAGCATGTTGTACCGCGATGGCCAGTGA